Proteins from one Ornithobacterium rhinotracheale genomic window:
- the mutS gene encoding DNA mismatch repair protein MutS — MAKKEKKETPLMQQYNKIKAKYPDAILLFRVGDFYETFGEDAIKASKVLDIVLTKRANGSASHIELAGFPHHSIEAYLPKLVRAGYRVAVCDQLEDPSQTKKIVKRGVTELVTPGVALNDQVIGSSSNNFLLSIHQEKNLYGMALLDISTGEFFLQEGDEQAVLKLIQNFSPSEIIHQKRKKIDFLPHTISRFYLDDWAFQYEFAYEKLTRHFSTQSLKGFGVEDMPLAITAAGSVMAYLDETHHFDLKHINKLQRIANDNFMWLDSFTVRNLEIFNSPHPDSVTLLDILNHTLTPMGTRMLRRWLALPLSQVEPIVLRQNTVDYLLKHPEVSLPLAEELKNMPDIERLCAKIATGKITPKQLTQLTDALASVQNIVEILQDYDPTKLKATAFSWDTLPHLHQQLTEALTDDPPHFINKGNVIAEGVSQELDELRNILSHGKEYLENMKNREIENTGIPNLKINFNNVFGYFIEVRNTHKDKVPSDWIRKQTLVNSERYITEELKQYEEKILGAEEKILQIETQLFQELIAAIMPLIPKLQENANALARLDCLLNFAHLAQKNYYVKPSLSTNTHLHIDEGRHPVIEQQLPPSSPYISNSVYLDDKDQQIMMITGPNMSGKSALLRQVALIVLMAQIGSYVPAKAADIGIVDRIFTRVGASDNLSMGESTFMVEMNETAQILNNLTPKSLILLDEIGRGTSTYDGISIAWSIAEFLHQSKFKPKTLFATHYHELNEMAKSFKRIKNYNVSIKETKDTILFLRKLQPGGSEHSFGIHVAKLAGMPQAVLSRAKEVLKQLENAHAGQGEKVKNIAAQEGVQLSFFQLDDPILVSIREEIEGTEIDTLTPVEALMKLNEIKKKLGK, encoded by the coding sequence ATGGCAAAAAAAGAAAAAAAGGAAACTCCGCTCATGCAGCAATACAACAAAATCAAGGCGAAATATCCTGATGCGATTTTGCTGTTTAGAGTAGGCGATTTTTACGAAACTTTTGGCGAAGATGCCATCAAAGCATCAAAGGTACTCGACATTGTGCTCACTAAACGAGCCAATGGTTCTGCTTCTCATATAGAATTGGCAGGATTTCCGCACCATTCGATTGAAGCCTATTTGCCAAAATTGGTGCGTGCAGGCTATCGTGTAGCGGTGTGCGACCAGCTGGAAGACCCATCGCAAACCAAAAAAATCGTAAAACGCGGCGTAACCGAACTCGTAACCCCTGGTGTGGCATTGAATGACCAAGTTATAGGCTCATCTTCCAACAACTTTTTGCTTTCCATTCATCAAGAAAAAAACCTCTACGGAATGGCTTTGCTCGACATTTCTACGGGCGAATTTTTTCTGCAAGAGGGCGACGAACAAGCTGTTTTAAAACTAATTCAAAACTTTTCGCCAAGCGAAATCATCCATCAAAAAAGGAAAAAAATCGATTTTTTGCCCCACACGATCAGTCGGTTTTATTTAGACGATTGGGCATTTCAATACGAATTTGCTTATGAAAAACTTACACGCCACTTTAGCACACAATCGCTCAAAGGATTTGGCGTGGAAGACATGCCGCTTGCCATTACTGCCGCGGGGAGCGTGATGGCGTATCTTGACGAAACGCATCATTTTGATTTAAAACACATCAATAAACTTCAGCGTATTGCCAATGATAATTTCATGTGGCTAGACTCGTTTACCGTGCGAAATTTAGAAATATTCAACTCGCCTCACCCCGATTCGGTAACGCTTTTAGACATTCTAAACCATACGCTTACCCCTATGGGAACGCGTATGCTCCGCCGATGGTTGGCTTTACCTCTAAGCCAAGTAGAACCTATTGTTTTAAGACAAAATACCGTAGATTATTTATTAAAGCATCCCGAAGTTTCGTTGCCTTTGGCAGAGGAACTTAAAAACATGCCCGACATTGAACGACTTTGTGCTAAAATCGCTACGGGCAAAATTACGCCAAAACAATTAACTCAACTGACGGACGCACTGGCTTCGGTACAAAATATTGTCGAAATTCTGCAAGATTATGATCCTACGAAATTAAAGGCTACCGCCTTCTCGTGGGACACTTTGCCACATCTTCATCAGCAACTTACGGAAGCTCTGACCGATGATCCACCACATTTCATCAACAAAGGAAATGTGATTGCCGAAGGGGTGAGCCAAGAATTAGATGAATTAAGAAATATTTTAAGCCATGGAAAAGAATATCTCGAAAACATGAAAAACCGCGAGATTGAAAATACAGGCATTCCTAACTTAAAAATCAATTTCAATAATGTCTTTGGCTACTTTATCGAGGTGAGAAACACGCACAAAGACAAAGTGCCAAGCGACTGGATTCGCAAACAAACACTGGTAAATAGCGAACGATACATTACCGAAGAGCTAAAACAATACGAAGAAAAAATCTTAGGTGCGGAAGAGAAGATTCTGCAAATTGAAACGCAATTGTTCCAAGAATTAATTGCTGCAATTATGCCTTTGATTCCGAAATTGCAAGAAAATGCCAATGCACTTGCAAGGCTTGATTGCTTGCTCAATTTTGCGCATTTGGCACAAAAAAATTATTATGTAAAACCGAGCTTAAGCACAAATACCCATTTGCATATCGATGAGGGACGCCACCCCGTGATTGAACAGCAATTGCCGCCCTCTTCTCCTTATATTTCAAACTCTGTGTATTTGGACGACAAAGACCAACAAATCATGATGATTACAGGTCCCAATATGTCGGGTAAATCGGCTTTATTAAGGCAAGTTGCCTTGATTGTTCTGATGGCTCAAATCGGAAGCTATGTTCCTGCAAAGGCGGCAGACATCGGTATCGTGGATAGAATCTTTACTCGTGTAGGGGCTTCGGATAATCTTTCCATGGGCGAGAGTACTTTTATGGTAGAAATGAACGAAACGGCTCAAATTCTGAATAATTTAACCCCAAAAAGTTTAATTCTCCTAGACGAAATTGGGCGTGGAACGAGTACCTATGACGGGATTTCGATTGCGTGGTCTATTGCAGAATTTTTGCATCAAAGTAAATTTAAACCCAAAACACTTTTTGCTACACACTATCATGAATTAAACGAAATGGCAAAATCCTTTAAACGCATCAAAAACTACAATGTGAGCATCAAGGAAACCAAGGATACCATTTTGTTTTTAAGAAAACTGCAACCAGGCGGAAGTGAGCACAGTTTTGGTATTCACGTTGCCAAGCTCGCAGGTATGCCGCAAGCTGTGCTTAGCCGTGCCAAGGAGGTTTTAAAACAGCTAGAAAACGCACACGCAGGACAGGGCGAAAAGGTGAAAAACATCGCGGCGCAAGAGGGCGTTCAGTTGAGTTTTTTCCAATTAGACGATCCTATTTTGGTTTCAATCCGCGAGGAAATCGAGGGCACTGAGATTGATACCCTCACGCCTGTGGAAGCGCTGATGAAGCTCAATGAGATTAAAAAGAAATTAGGTAAATAA
- the corA gene encoding magnesium/cobalt transporter CorA, translated as MLKLFSKIDGRIVQSAELNAEDKEHIFWVDLIDPTEDEKKKIEQVFNIELFTDQESEEIELSSRYIETEEEIGINMNFTNNKHDEEFLEPVSFILKDNVLFTERDNEYVTFRATSRKVRMLKPQTGERAFLMILDTRIDYLADSIELITEKISKLTKKLVKEEKLDSDLLKEITNLQEKSMVIRENSMEMQRVLSSLNKSRIFPNDFYETITIMLKDLSSLLEHVSFNFHRLEFLQDTFQGLVDMEQNQIMKVFTIMTVIFAPATLIAGIYGMNFEYMPELNEKYAYPLALLGILISMVAPLGYFKMKKWI; from the coding sequence ATGTTAAAATTGTTTTCTAAAATAGACGGAAGAATTGTGCAGAGTGCAGAGCTTAATGCCGAAGACAAAGAACATATTTTTTGGGTGGATTTGATCGACCCGACAGAGGACGAAAAAAAGAAAATCGAGCAAGTGTTTAATATCGAGCTCTTTACCGATCAAGAATCGGAGGAGATTGAGCTCAGTTCGCGATACATTGAAACCGAAGAAGAAATCGGTATCAATATGAACTTTACCAATAATAAACACGATGAGGAGTTTCTAGAACCCGTTTCTTTCATCTTGAAAGACAATGTTTTGTTCACAGAAAGAGATAATGAATATGTAACTTTCCGAGCCACTTCTCGCAAAGTGCGAATGCTCAAACCCCAAACAGGCGAACGAGCGTTTTTGATGATTTTGGACACCCGAATTGATTATTTGGCGGATTCCATTGAGTTGATTACTGAAAAAATTTCTAAACTCACCAAGAAATTGGTAAAAGAGGAAAAACTTGACAGCGATTTATTGAAAGAAATTACCAATCTACAAGAAAAAAGCATGGTAATTCGAGAAAACTCAATGGAGATGCAGCGTGTGCTTTCTTCCTTAAATAAATCACGAATTTTCCCGAACGATTTCTACGAAACCATCACGATTATGCTAAAAGACCTTAGCTCACTGCTTGAGCATGTGTCGTTTAACTTTCATCGTTTGGAGTTTTTGCAAGACACTTTCCAAGGTTTGGTAGACATGGAACAGAATCAAATCATGAAAGTATTTACCATCATGACCGTGATTTTTGCACCAGCTACTTTGATTGCTGGAATTTACGGGATGAACTTTGAATACATGCCTGAACTTAATGAAAAATATGCCTACCCTCTTGCCTTGTTAGGGATTTTAATTTCTATGGTGGCTCCTTTGGGCTATTTCAAAATGAAAAAATGGATTTAA
- a CDS encoding thermonuclease family protein, with the protein MYIRSFLLSIFLVCSACKEVSKHIQREESIPQRETFKVIGISDGDTVKLLINGVEQKVRLAHIDCPERRQAFGNVAKKAISDLIFGKNVYLVWGGEKDKYGRLIAEIIMEDSTNVNKLLVKKGLAWHFKKYSKNQEYAQLEIEARQNKVGLWSDEHAMSPSDFRKLSRRKN; encoded by the coding sequence ATGTACATTAGAAGTTTTCTTTTATCCATTTTCTTAGTTTGTAGCGCGTGCAAGGAAGTTTCAAAGCACATTCAGCGCGAGGAGAGCATTCCGCAGAGAGAGACCTTTAAAGTAATCGGCATCTCTGATGGCGATACGGTAAAACTTTTAATCAATGGCGTGGAGCAGAAGGTGCGCCTAGCCCACATTGATTGCCCCGAGAGAAGGCAGGCTTTTGGGAATGTGGCTAAAAAAGCAATTTCTGATTTAATTTTTGGGAAAAATGTTTATCTCGTTTGGGGCGGTGAAAAAGATAAATATGGGCGGTTAATCGCTGAAATCATCATGGAAGATAGCACTAATGTGAATAAACTTTTAGTGAAAAAAGGTTTGGCTTGGCATTTTAAAAAATATTCTAAAAATCAAGAATATGCACAATTAGAAATCGAAGCTAGACAAAATAAAGTAGGGCTTTGGAGCGATGAACACGCAATGTCTCCGTCTGATTTTAGAAAATTAAGTCGTAGAAAAAATTAG
- a CDS encoding glycosyltransferase family 9 protein, producing the protein MMQKILAFRLSALGDVAMTVPVILAVLEQNPQVEITMVVPSMLHDFYPQHPRLRLVDFDKKNKHRGLAGIYHFCQEITQEPFDAFADLHGVLRSFVLGFLLKNAGVKISKIDKGRSQKRMLTRRYHKILKPLKHTTERYADVFRNLGLKVELNHELKNHLFTPQPKLGNAVGIAPFAKHKGKRYPLNEILQLILHLTQRGKKVYIFGSKQEAASLDGIKDPNIEIVAGKLSFKEELKLISQLDCMLSMDSSNMHMASLVGVPVVSVWGATHPYAGFMGYGQSAENAVQDTELNCRPCSVFGDKKCFRGDWACFDAITPEDLSIKIEKLSS; encoded by the coding sequence ATGATGCAGAAAATTTTAGCCTTTCGCCTCTCTGCGCTAGGAGATGTTGCCATGACGGTGCCAGTGATTTTAGCCGTTTTGGAGCAAAACCCACAAGTGGAAATCACAATGGTAGTCCCCAGTATGTTGCACGATTTTTACCCCCAGCACCCAAGATTGCGTTTAGTGGATTTTGATAAAAAAAATAAGCACAGAGGCCTTGCAGGAATCTATCATTTTTGCCAAGAAATCACCCAAGAGCCATTTGATGCCTTTGCCGATTTGCACGGCGTATTGAGGAGTTTTGTTTTAGGTTTTTTACTAAAAAATGCAGGCGTAAAAATAAGCAAAATCGATAAGGGGCGTTCACAAAAACGAATGCTCACGCGAAGATATCACAAAATCCTAAAACCATTGAAACATACTACTGAACGCTACGCGGATGTATTTAGAAATCTAGGGCTTAAGGTAGAATTAAACCATGAATTAAAAAATCATTTATTTACGCCACAGCCTAAACTGGGCAATGCGGTGGGAATTGCCCCTTTTGCCAAGCATAAGGGTAAGCGCTACCCACTTAATGAGATTTTACAGCTAATATTGCACCTCACTCAGCGTGGCAAAAAAGTATATATCTTTGGGAGCAAGCAAGAGGCCGCGAGCTTAGATGGAATTAAAGACCCAAACATTGAAATCGTTGCAGGGAAGTTAAGTTTTAAAGAAGAGCTAAAACTCATCAGTCAGCTAGATTGTATGCTCAGTATGGATAGTAGCAATATGCATATGGCATCGCTAGTGGGCGTGCCAGTAGTCTCCGTTTGGGGCGCCACACATCCGTATGCAGGCTTTATGGGCTACGGGCAGAGTGCTGAAAACGCCGTGCAGGATACGGAGCTAAATTGTCGCCCGTGTTCGGTATTTGGCGATAAAAAATGCTTCCGAGGCGATTGGGCTTGTTTTGATGCCATTACGCCCGAGGATTTAAGTATTAAAATAGAGAAATTATCAAGTTAA
- a CDS encoding SufE family protein yields the protein MTIQEAQQQIIDDFSFFEDWQDRYDHLISLGKSLPPMPEEDKQPENLVQGCQSSVWLSAHLEGGKVRYTADSDAILPKGIAALLVQVYSGHTPQEILKSNEDFIAKIGLQEFLSPTRANGLLAMIKQIKFYAIAFDAKNA from the coding sequence ATGACAATACAAGAAGCTCAACAGCAAATTATAGATGATTTTTCTTTTTTCGAAGATTGGCAAGACCGCTACGACCATTTAATAAGCCTTGGGAAGTCCCTGCCCCCTATGCCAGAGGAGGATAAGCAGCCAGAGAATTTAGTGCAAGGTTGCCAGTCCAGTGTGTGGCTCAGCGCTCACCTAGAAGGCGGAAAAGTGCGCTACACTGCTGATAGTGATGCCATTTTGCCCAAAGGCATCGCGGCACTTTTGGTGCAAGTGTATTCTGGGCATACGCCACAAGAAATCTTGAAGAGCAACGAAGATTTCATCGCAAAAATCGGATTACAAGAGTTTTTATCGCCCACGCGCGCCAACGGACTTTTGGCAATGATTAAGCAAATTAAATTTTATGCCATCGCTTTTGATGCTAAAAATGCTTAA
- the rplS gene encoding 50S ribosomal protein L19, with protein sequence MDQLVKYVEDKYVAKKDFPEFSTGDTITVYQEITEGGKTRVQFFRGVVLQRRGTGATETFTVRKMSGEVGVERIYPINLPAIQKIEVNKRGKVRRARIFYFRGLRGKKARIKEA encoded by the coding sequence ATGGATCAATTAGTAAAGTACGTAGAAGATAAGTACGTAGCCAAAAAGGATTTCCCTGAGTTTTCAACAGGAGACACCATCACAGTTTATCAAGAAATTACCGAGGGCGGTAAAACTCGTGTGCAGTTTTTCCGTGGCGTAGTTTTACAAAGAAGAGGTACAGGTGCTACTGAAACTTTCACTGTAAGAAAAATGAGTGGTGAAGTAGGAGTAGAGAGAATTTACCCAATTAACTTGCCTGCTATTCAGAAAATCGAAGTAAACAAAAGAGGTAAAGTTAGAAGAGCTAGAATTTTCTATTTCAGAGGACTTAGAGGTAAAAAAGCTAGAATTAAAGAAGCTTAA
- a CDS encoding putative signal transducing protein, with protein MSELITLMTFTNDFEAEVVRARLEAEGVSAYLFNENSVYTLGFTIGNSGEIQLKIKAKDLDKAKHILEKNL; from the coding sequence ATGAGTGAATTAATTACACTGATGACTTTTACCAATGATTTTGAGGCAGAAGTAGTAAGAGCGCGCTTAGAGGCAGAGGGCGTGAGCGCCTATTTGTTCAACGAAAATTCAGTCTATACGCTGGGTTTTACAATTGGCAATTCAGGAGAAATTCAGCTGAAAATTAAGGCAAAGGATTTGGACAAGGCAAAACATATTTTGGAAAAAAATTTGTAG
- a CDS encoding fibronectin type III domain-containing protein gives MKKCCVYLFVFLFVVGVRAQSVGDLYDPYTPEYFAGKDPAWLQDIQKNPRGVNFYEMEKKYQEWLASDPDAKKKTLDKKPAVNFYRRWRKAYAPFVDSKGNIVLPTKKEYLAKIDQQNRANASKTPSGRFQRSTSSSTPTNVWKNIGPDRTARNNGFDYMKSYDYHASVFRIDVYKKNPQILYCGAETGVVFKTTNGGEKWVACDPVYNFGYMITAITINQENANEVWVGSDLGLFVTTNGGESFERIDGIGERVNSIKVNKDIITIASKEGFYVYNKATKKIRKTFNGICYDHEIKPDQKDKVYLLAQKNGEYEGKLYTSIDSGLSFDRGEAIVANKQIKFGRLAISYAPKGGDYVYALVNVFDYSSMSHGVPRILQSKDAGRTWEDKTVRTENIRERQNTFCPSVDAKQGGQGYFDMMIGVSDIDPEHVIFGLCSAYRSTEGGKGGYIANAIGGYCNFSIHPDMQDIAIAGNQVWISNDGGVKYSSDFFKSRDKAENRVNGIYASDFWGFGQGWNEDVMAGGRWHNGDAVMINNKSYGHGKISVKVGGVEQATGYVMLSNPKKVYFTDAGMFIMPDEISGKVKPNYMTFNSVPYESLKSNGFLGFDPRYAKRILFHPGNNYYGVMSATHKIVETTNDGEDGNFKELLNTDFNEDGTEAMQENFSNIVFARSNPNTIYAAGNRHIYKSKDNGENWEMLNPIPKNLGFQYGYTGSPTSFIDVDPHDENKIWAVQSGTEGAVFYSKDGGENWINPLDDNMKDKLFRWVIITGDELEGVYLGTDGASKIYYKDKTMSNWTDYSSGFPSAARLTRLVPFFKEGKLRAATSQGIWEAPLYNQNFKPVAQPIALNLGGAELANANQEVQFDSYSIVNQNHAKWEWSFKPQPSYVSNKNVRNPKVIFKYNGKYDVTLKITTPNGSHERTIKEMIVVKNGEERSNTPQPPQNPEPPVSPNPPSEPTPPEIEGLSGLKFVVVNADNFTLTWDMPSNIKGVSYYDVLIDGEVKGATKTNEITISGLKPLTTYKVRIVARKANGDLIAQSETITMQTLEGKTQSKLLFYPNPVINKQLFAKGDNLAQIKWIKIYDMQGKLVREIPQPFASGDSVSLVGLAQGVYILTTPHHFEKIIVR, from the coding sequence ATGAAAAAGTGTTGTGTATATCTTTTTGTTTTTCTTTTTGTAGTAGGTGTTAGAGCGCAAAGCGTGGGAGATTTATATGATCCATACACGCCAGAGTATTTTGCGGGGAAAGATCCTGCATGGTTGCAAGACATTCAAAAGAATCCTCGCGGGGTGAATTTCTATGAAATGGAAAAGAAATACCAAGAATGGCTTGCATCGGACCCCGACGCGAAGAAGAAAACACTAGACAAAAAGCCAGCGGTGAACTTTTACCGTAGATGGAGAAAGGCCTATGCCCCCTTTGTAGACTCAAAAGGTAACATCGTTTTGCCTACTAAAAAAGAATATTTGGCAAAGATTGACCAGCAAAACCGAGCCAATGCCTCTAAGACACCTTCAGGAAGGTTTCAACGCTCAACATCCTCTTCGACACCTACTAATGTATGGAAGAATATAGGTCCAGATAGAACAGCAAGAAATAACGGATTCGATTATATGAAATCCTATGACTACCATGCCAGTGTCTTTAGAATCGATGTGTATAAAAAGAACCCACAAATTTTATATTGTGGAGCCGAAACAGGTGTAGTTTTTAAAACGACTAATGGGGGTGAAAAATGGGTGGCGTGTGATCCTGTTTACAATTTCGGATATATGATCACTGCAATCACCATAAATCAAGAGAATGCTAATGAGGTATGGGTGGGGTCAGACTTAGGACTTTTTGTTACTACAAATGGAGGAGAGTCATTCGAGAGAATAGATGGAATAGGAGAAAGAGTAAATAGTATCAAGGTAAATAAAGATATTATTACCATTGCTAGCAAAGAGGGATTTTATGTTTACAATAAAGCTACAAAAAAAATAAGAAAAACATTTAACGGGATTTGCTACGACCATGAGATTAAGCCCGATCAAAAAGATAAAGTTTATTTATTAGCACAGAAAAATGGAGAATACGAAGGGAAACTTTATACCTCGATAGACAGTGGGTTGAGTTTTGACAGGGGGGAAGCCATTGTAGCCAATAAGCAAATAAAATTTGGTCGTTTAGCCATAAGCTATGCACCAAAAGGTGGAGATTATGTATATGCTTTGGTTAATGTTTTTGATTATTCTTCCATGTCTCACGGGGTGCCCCGTATATTACAAAGTAAAGATGCAGGGAGAACTTGGGAGGACAAGACAGTGAGAACAGAAAATATAAGAGAGAGACAGAATACATTTTGCCCATCAGTTGATGCCAAACAGGGAGGGCAAGGCTATTTTGATATGATGATAGGTGTGTCGGATATAGACCCAGAGCATGTGATCTTTGGATTATGTAGTGCTTATCGCTCTACAGAAGGAGGGAAAGGAGGATATATTGCCAATGCAATTGGTGGTTATTGTAATTTTTCAATCCACCCAGATATGCAAGACATTGCCATAGCAGGAAACCAAGTATGGATATCCAACGACGGCGGTGTGAAATATTCTTCAGACTTTTTTAAAAGTAGAGATAAAGCAGAAAATCGTGTAAATGGAATATATGCCTCAGATTTTTGGGGCTTTGGGCAGGGCTGGAATGAAGATGTGATGGCTGGCGGAAGATGGCACAATGGCGATGCGGTAATGATTAACAACAAAAGTTATGGCCATGGAAAAATATCTGTTAAAGTTGGGGGAGTAGAACAAGCAACAGGTTATGTAATGCTTAGTAATCCTAAAAAAGTATATTTTACCGATGCAGGTATGTTTATAATGCCTGATGAAATAAGTGGAAAAGTAAAGCCTAATTATATGACATTTAACTCAGTGCCATACGAATCTTTGAAAAGTAATGGTTTTTTAGGCTTTGACCCCCGTTATGCAAAAAGAATACTGTTTCATCCTGGAAATAATTATTATGGTGTGATGAGCGCAACACATAAAATAGTTGAAACAACTAACGATGGAGAAGATGGTAATTTTAAAGAATTGCTCAATACCGATTTTAATGAAGATGGAACAGAAGCGATGCAAGAAAATTTCTCGAACATAGTTTTTGCTCGTTCTAATCCGAATACCATTTACGCCGCAGGAAATAGACATATTTACAAATCGAAAGACAATGGTGAAAATTGGGAAATGCTAAACCCAATACCTAAAAATTTAGGGTTTCAGTATGGATATACTGGTTCTCCAACTTCTTTTATTGATGTAGATCCCCATGATGAAAATAAAATATGGGCAGTGCAATCAGGCACAGAAGGAGCCGTATTTTATAGCAAAGATGGTGGTGAAAATTGGATAAATCCGCTAGATGATAATATGAAAGATAAGCTATTTCGATGGGTTATCATAACAGGAGATGAGTTGGAGGGCGTATATTTAGGCACAGATGGCGCTTCTAAAATCTATTATAAAGATAAGACGATGAGTAATTGGACGGATTACTCTTCAGGATTTCCGTCAGCTGCTCGTTTGACTCGTTTGGTACCATTCTTTAAAGAAGGGAAGCTAAGAGCAGCCACTAGCCAAGGAATTTGGGAGGCTCCGTTGTATAATCAAAACTTTAAGCCAGTAGCACAGCCCATTGCCTTAAACCTAGGGGGAGCAGAGTTGGCCAATGCTAATCAGGAAGTGCAATTTGATTCTTACTCTATTGTAAATCAAAATCATGCTAAATGGGAGTGGTCTTTTAAACCTCAGCCGTCTTATGTTTCAAATAAAAATGTGCGAAATCCAAAAGTGATATTCAAATATAATGGAAAATACGATGTAACATTAAAAATAACTACTCCTAATGGCTCGCACGAGCGCACTATCAAAGAGATGATTGTCGTGAAAAATGGAGAGGAAAGATCTAATACCCCACAACCTCCTCAAAATCCAGAACCGCCAGTGTCTCCAAATCCACCAAGCGAGCCAACACCGCCTGAGATTGAAGGGCTAAGTGGATTGAAATTCGTGGTTGTAAATGCAGATAACTTTACCCTCACCTGGGATATGCCAAGCAACATAAAAGGAGTATCTTATTACGATGTTTTGATTGATGGTGAAGTGAAAGGTGCAACTAAGACAAACGAGATTACCATTTCTGGATTAAAGCCTTTAACCACCTACAAGGTTAGAATCGTTGCTCGAAAAGCCAACGGAGATCTTATTGCACAAAGTGAGACAATTACAATGCAGACACTTGAAGGAAAAACACAAAGTAAGCTATTATTTTATCCAAATCCAGTAATCAATAAGCAGTTGTTTGCCAAAGGAGATAATTTAGCCCAAATCAAATGGATTAAAATCTACGATATGCAAGGCAAGCTAGTGCGCGAAATTCCTCAGCCATTTGCCAGTGGCGATTCCGTGAGTCTCGTGGGCTTGGCTCAGGGCGTTTATATCTTAACCACGCCGCACCATTTTGAGAAAATTATAGTCCGATAA